GATCAGTGCTTTGGTCAATTCCAAAAAATGCTCTTGCTGCCAGTTGCCAAGACTGCATTATAGCCAAGAGagtaaaaatattttgtatgtaactTCAGGTATCATTCACCAGACTTTTCACACAAACCTTGTAGAACAGTCGTCAGTTGAATTCATGAATCTAAACTTTCTAATTACATAAAATGGgattattttcgatgatttttgCAGTTTTCCTTAAACCACAAAGGAACAAGTACTTGATCCACTTTTAAGTCAATCCTGATTGTTTGGTGTAACTATAAGGAATGTAATTACAAAGATTATACTATCAGTTATGATCCTCCAAGGCGCATGGGCCtatcactgctgggttccgtggttcaaatccccgtcactccatgcgagatttgtgctggacaaacgggaggtggaacaggtttctctctgggtactccagttttacctgtcatttttcattccagcacaaAAAATGCAACACCCAAGAAATTATGTGTAATTGTTGTTTAATCAAAGTAAAGCACTTCAACCAATTTTTTAAGATGGGGTATACTATTGGCGAGCAAgcaatgaagtgttgattgtttattgcacgACCCTCCACTGTTTCTTCTCATGCAACCCAGaaacacatcgctggatgtgagccaataatgttttcctGTTCTTTTAGCGCTTATTGTTATACCcttaattgttcccctttcaatcacacgtgttgTAGGACctttctgtgattgtcttaatcagctttctgaAGTAAACATGCTGTTAAGCActgaacaagctgcgaaagctgttgcttcagtagaagatggtcgcagcatgcattacgttgcagaagtgttgcGGATTACACCTTCCACGATTTCCAGAACTGAACGAAGGTACaaggaaactggaggctttgcaagaTGACCAGGATCAGGCCCAAGAAGTGTAACATCGGAGAGAGATGGCCACTTCTTACAgcttcaagttctccgcaaccaTCACACCACCACCATTGAAGCATGAAATCAACTCCACCAAGTTCAAGGgatcaatgttagtgagagaactgTTCAAAGAAGACTAAAAGAAGCCAATCTTAAGTCCAAAAGGCTTTGCACATTCTTATTCAGGATGCCTTTTGAGGGTGCTTCTATGATGGTGTCAGCAGGAATCAATGCAGGTAGAGGGACAGATCTGGCCTTCGTGGGGAATGGGAAACTTACTCCACATCGGTATGTGAAGGAAACCCTTCTGGGACATTTTGTACCTTATGCTCCATTTATTGGTGATAATTTTACACTAATGCATGGCAATGCATGTGCACATATTGCAAGAATAGCgcaagagttcttggatgaaaAAGGGATTCGTGCTATGGCTTGGCCTGCCGGAAGGTCCTCCTTTGAGTTCTATTTAGCACATTGGAGACCAGCTGGAGAGAAGAGCCCATCAGCACTATCTAGAGACCCTATAGCACCTATGGAACACCCTGCTGGAAGGATGGGAGACGATTCCTCAAGGGGACGttaccgcattaatcaggagcatgcctgaaaggtatAATGCCGTCACTGGTGCTTTTGAAGATGCAAACAGTCCCAGAGATTGTCTTCAAGATCTGTGAAGTGTATAACATCAAAATataagtgaattacttttatgagcttactcaatatACCCTTGATATGTGTATCTCTggcttatttttttctatttgtttataatcgtcttaTCTTTCCATTTTTAGACACTTAGATGCAACCGAACCACAATATTCTATCATAAGATAGTttcataaaagtgtcataaatttaaaataaatttcagttttgaaagaaattgaagtgttgagTTTTTCATGCCACTCAGTGTATAAGATTTTTACcaaaaaaattaatgttttatgTGACATTGCCTTTAAGTAACATCCGACATGTCAAAAATTTTATGATGTTGTATTATTTCAGAAACCTAAACAGTAAAGGGAAATCCCCAGCACACGACTTACAAAATTCTGAccactaatgatgatgatgcttgttgttttaaggggcctaacatcgattcTGACCACTAGCAAGCTTCTCTCTCCATGTGGGTGGGCATAGTAGAAaaacactcatggtatcccctgcctgttgtaaaatgcAACTAAAAGGGACTCCAGGAGCTTGGCAAccatagggcccttagctgaggctcctcactttcatcgatcctatcggacttcccttggtcaactcttgttctcttctgcccccgacgatattagaggactcgaggcttagggagtcttccaGTTTCATGACCTTCaaggtccttgtctttctttggccgataccttaatcctgtatcccttccatttctctctctgattagtgttatatagaggatggttgcgtagttgtacttcctcataaaacaataatcaccagcatcaCCACTAGCAAGCTTCCAGTCAAGATGGGTGAACTGACTCTGCTCTTTGGGTTCATCTTGTTAAATTTATTCTCTAGGGTTGAGGTGTCCTGTACTTCTCTTCCTGTATCTCTTTAAGAACTTGACCGAGTATATCAACACTGTTATGCTAGATGAAGCTTCGGCTCATGCTCACAACTGATGTTGAAACTTACACAAACTTATCCTAACAGAACATGAGTTCATATAAAGCACACAAAAAGAACTGATTTCAATTCACGTTTGCTGACAAAGTGAAGATTTATCACACTTTCAGTACCAGGTGATACAATCATCAAATGCTCCCATTTAAGAAGAGTGTGCCAGTGCCTAGCATTATCACAATAATACTACAAACCTTGACTGTCagatgttgagataagagttgcaTGCTAAATACTTGTTCAGAAAAATCAATTTCACATTTCTATGAAGATGAATCCTTGTCTGAATAAACCCCATTTTACGGTATGTTGAATTTTTGCTAATACTGATCATCAGTGGATGGAAACAGAGTTTGTGTCAGACCAAGACACTTTCAACATGGACCCTGGCAATGAACTGGGTATTAATGCATAGTACATACCTGAATTTTGTACCATGTAAAGGTATCCCATCCAAATGAAGGTGACAATCAGTAAGTACATATTTAAAGTATTTTaatgaaaaacataaaaaaatgTATGAGAAAACTCTTACATTCAAGTTTCCCCAATAAGCCTATTCAAGCAATAAAAATTAATCATTCAATGTGACTACTGAAGCCATAACTTAATAAAGTTATATTTGAATTACacaatttacctatttaggaatagttcaGTAGCCCTGAAAACACATGGTCCAAACTTGCTCTCCATCTACCGCCTTTTCACAGTACAAGTGACACATTAGCATGCGTCTCTTCATCTAACCAAAAATTAGCCCAAATTTCCAGAGAGGTGAAGAATTTCTATCGTTTCTATTACAAGAAAAATAATGCAGCTAGGAAAATTTACATTTGAAAGCaacataacaaataaaaatcttgccctAACTAACACTTCATATGTTATCTGATTCATAAGCAGAGTACCGGTATTCATCACTGTCATCTACTACTTAACCCACTTCTCCCGacaaaatatccaagatatcactaccATTGAGCTGGCATGAGGACATATCTGTACaataacacagctgacagcgtcaAATATTTGACACACTCAGCACCTGGCACATCGAGttcttcggtagaggtcacggcaaggagaaactaccctttttatcgtTTCAGTTTAAACTTCCCAATAACTGCTGCGTTCTAGTGGACACCAGATAAACTACAACCTCCAAGCTAGGGATGGGAACTGTATGCAGCTGCCCATAAACATGCACAAAAATCACCCCCCATATAGTATATGGGTGCCATCCTCGACCAGCAAAGCAGTGCGTCCACATCCCGTCTGGGCACAGTGTTgagtgtattaataataattatcattatttagCTGAAAAACAAATTGCAGGGTTAAAATTAATTGCTAAGAGACGAATGAGCAGCCCAGAGAAGTTAATTGTTAATGATGTGTAGACAGCATACAAATGTAAGATTGCTTTATTTTGAAGTTACATCAAACAATTTAACAAAAAATGAGATTTTGATACCACAAATAGAATTTCTAAAAACCTACTTTACTAACCCCATACAGCAAATCATTACATAAAAATATTACAGTTTTAATACTTGTGTGTTATTTATAATAGATGATAAAATGGTATATACTGTTGGATAAAACATTCTAACATCTACAGCATATATAAACATGCTGCTATTAACATACAATTTATTAGAAAAAACAAGGCAAATTTTGTCAAACTGTGGACACCCTGTTAGAAGAAGTTAGGTGATGTTTTCATGTTACCATTGACCATCTAACCCAGTTTCATCGCATCAGTACCGTTGATACACCAGGTTACATTCAAAACTGTGGTAAATTGTCCTTACTTGTAACTACTTATAGCCAGCCTGAGTGACTcagtggccttctgatcccaactgctcaggttcgatcctggctcagtcaagtggtatatgaaggtactcaaataagtcagctGCATGTcaaaagatttactggcacataaaagaactcctgcaggacataaTTCTGGCACCCTGGTGTCTCCAAAacccgtgggacgtaaagccaataacattaatataacTACTTATATATTCTATTAGAGCATGATTACTGGTATCCTCAAGTTTACTGCTTTCTATGGTCACTCCGACAGGTTTCACTGCATTCAGTAAGGTCCCTCCCTAAGAAGCTTCTTTATTGTAAAGATATATCAAACAATTTaaccaaaaatgagattttgatACCACAAATAGAATTTCTAAAAACCTATTATACTAACCCATACAGCAAATCATTACATCAAAATATTATAGTTATAATACTTCTGTGTTATTTATAATAAATGATAACATGGTATGTACCATCCGATAAGTCTCTATAGGATAAACAAACATAGCAGGCTAATGATTTGTGCATGATATTTTATATAACGCAGGTAATTCCCTCAATTCACAATATCAAAGCTTCCAGCAACAGCTTATACAAAATTCACACTACTGTCCTAACAACACGCTAACATGCCACTGCTTCAAATAGGCATTGGCAATGATACCAGCTACCACACACCACATACATTGCAAAGAATCTTGGAGCTATATAAACTGGTATATGGGACAAAACAGTGGGCCTTGGAACAATGCTAGCAGTCACTGGATATTACTGTACCCTTTGAACTACTTGAAGAAAATTAGAATATTTTGTATGAAATGTGACAAGCCCATAAAAAGAATTACTGATCAGGGATCCTAAGACTCAGTGCTTTAAAATGAGAGCTCTTACAATGAAACAAGTTTGAGAGTTTTCTCATGTTATTCTAGAGAGTGTCAATAACAGAAAGTCAGAATTCAGAAACACACGGTATTAGTAACAATGATAGTACCTCCCATAAACAGTGAATGTTCTTCCCAAAGGAAAGATGAAAATCGTATAAAAATTATATTTCCCCTATGATCTTTAAATGATGTGCACTGAATGCTTACTGAAATCTTTTCAACTGTTTTCTCACTATTTCTATTATCAGACAATgacttatcaaattatgtacattacctcaaatgaGTCTTTCTGGGCTGGCCCTGGTTCTGTTAAATCTGAGTAGGTTTCTTGTTTTAGAGGTTTCATTTCTGATACAAGTTCAAAGTTTTCCTGTGGAAAAAAATACATATTAGGGATGCTTTCCATACACACAGCTGTCAATTCAGCCACAACAAATGAGCATCAAGTGGCAGTATTTCACACAGAGGGAAGCAAACTATCCTGCTTGAATCCTCAGGGACAGAGCAATTACAACATACATAAAAAGAAATTACTGTGACATCAGGTACACAAATAATGATAATATTCTACTCATCCTAAACAAGAAAATACTTAAAAAATTCAGCAAACAAACTTTAGAATAGTAACAGCTCAGCTCAGCTGAAGGACAGGTTGGATCCTAAACAGGTCAACAATCAAGTGCCATTGCGAGCCTACATGAGGAGTCAGTTAGTTCCTGGCCAGTCAAGTTtatctgccaagtccactgaaatgtatcTTTCTACTATTTCTTTTACATACAaacatgtcttatggtgatgatggaataggactaGGAAGaagaagccatggccttaattaaggaacagaaatgggaaaccacctttaAGGCTGAGGGGCTGAAACTCACTGTGTCTCCAAtgaaagctgacagttacgtgatccAAACCTCGCTTAACCCCACTGAaatctacagtgagtttctctaatcgcgcccagcttatctgccttctGTAGACTCATCACTTGCCATTACACAGCGCAGGGACAGCACGGGAATACCGACACTTCGCTGTTCAGGTctgtgctattgctccaaatgttCTCgaattgtgaagtgttactttgaAGTATAATTcacataatgcctccacatgtgtaaacggtatttatgtacaataattatgtgaaaacagagtctagcagggaagtcgttaggcgattcgTAACATAATTTCCGGGTATATACCCTTCACATAGAGAGATAGTGCGGAAActcataaacaaattgagaggaaccaGTTCTTTAGTCGATAACAAGCAAAGTattaaaaacgtgtacttaacgaggaagaAGTAAAtgattacacaattagaaatagaaAAGGATTTCCACCTATAGATTATGCAGTAAATGATATCACAGAAAGATTAGAAAATACACCTACGAAGTACCTAAGGTAACGAGGACAAAAAGCCATGGTTTCAAggagctcagcatggtgggctatGAAAGTATTAAAATTTGAAACCATacaatgccagaaatgtgtggatgcaggaggagaaaatttccaacatctcctgtcataaggcaGGAGCTTACTTTcctaattcttaattactaattttcttatttcttattttcttacttttaattgttatctcatgtcatgcacggataaagtgagcaaagTGCTGACCCTGTTACTATGCtgtggagcggggagtgatgagtcaacggaaggcagattagctggccaaccaatgagagaaactcactgtatacgCCAAAGAATCTAAATAGTGACACTTCCAGACCACTTGTTACAGGATCTAGCTGTACCGAGAAGGCACTGCTCACATCCCTCACAGTATCATATTGTCAGAGCAAGACccaaacttgttctagcccataccacagGACATAGCGGACAGAATTTGGGAAGGAAGTAATCATAAACATAACACCTAAACCACATCAGAACAAATTCTATAGGTAGTTTGAACCACTTCCAAGTGTGAAATCTGTTGTGAATCCTTTGCCTTACAAATACAAATGCTGCTTCTTCAGCAAAGAATTTGTTTACGGAGATATTTAAATCCCATGAAATATCTGAATCACTTTCCCTACTCATGTTCTGCTGAGCTCACGCCTGGTACTTACTGCTTTGAGCCAGTTCTGTTAACAATAGCATCTTTCAGTGGtctaaaatataaacataaaaaatgaatgtgaaagaagCAACCTTATCACAGTCATGTTGTAGGGAAAGATGTGTTGGCTCTGAGCAATCAAATACGAAATGTTTTACAATTGTAAGGATGTGATGGAGTGCTCTCTGAAGAACCGTGAGCATGCAAATTCAGGTAAAAGCCTCTCTCCTCCATGATCATCAATGACATCTGCTATTTCAGCAACTCCCTCGCA
This DNA window, taken from Anabrus simplex isolate iqAnaSimp1 chromosome X, ASM4041472v1, whole genome shotgun sequence, encodes the following:
- the LOC137503172 gene encoding uncharacterized protein isoform X2 yields the protein MLSTQCEVSASDLQSQHIILIHWQCEMDQKVVMKEEPVWLEEKVNTTLENFELVSEMKPLKQETYSDLTEPGPAQKDSFEILKTISGTVCIFKSTSDGIIPFRHAPD